In Planctomycetota bacterium, the genomic window GAACGGAATGACTACGGAGCGTCGCCAGCAATTCATCGGTGGGAAAGGCGGCGCTGGACGATTGCGGCGCGGGAGCGGGTTCGGCGGTTGTGGTTTCAGGCGCAGCCGAATGCGCACTTGTGTCCGCAGGCTGATGGCAGCCGCAAGTCAAGCATGCCGCGAAGACCACGGCAATCGCATGGGTCCAGAGCGTCGAATTGATCATGCAGGCATTTGATTCATGAAAGTGGTGCGATCGCTCCCATCCAACCCATGGCACACCACTGCACTCACAGGGTTCTTCCAAAGATCGCCCCGACGCCGGCAGTGACCCCCATGGCCAGCGCCCCCCAAAAGGTCACGCGGATAACGGATTTCAATACGGGCGAGCCGCCCGCGCGCGCGGCCAGCGAGCCAAGCAGCGCGAGAAAAAGCAGAGTGCTTCCCGAGACCGACCAGACCAGCGTGTGCAACGGCACGACGAGAACGACCACCAGCGGCAGGGCGGCTCCGAATGCAAATGTGACGGCCGAGGCGAGCGCCGCCTGAATGGGCCGCGCACTGAGCGCGTCGGTGATACCCAACTCGTCGCGGGCGTGCGCGCTCAGCGCATCCTTCTCCATGAACTGGGCGGCGACCTTGTCGGCGAGCTCGGCATCGAGCCCGCGGGCAACATAGATGGCAGCGAGCTCCGCGTGCTCGCTGGCGGGGTTCGCGGCCAGCTCCTTCCGCTCGCGATCAAGGTCGGAGCGTTCCGTGTCGGCCTGGGAGCTGACGGAAACATATTCGCCCGCCGCCATCGACATCGCGCCCGCGACCAGGCCCGCGATGCCGGCGATCAAAATGGTGCTACGTGAGGAGTCCGCCGCCGCCACTCCCACAATCAAGCTGGCGGTCGAAAGGATTCCGTCATCAGCGCCGAGCACCGCGGCGCGAAGCCATCCAATGCGGTGCGTTCGGTGCTGTTCGAGGTGTCTCATGTGCGGTCCTTAACTCTATGCGAAGAGCCGCTGCTCGAAGTTGTCAACAATCAATGGCGTGCTTGATGTCCGGCCGCGTTTCATGCCTGGGTTCGTCGCTTGCTTCGCCATCAGTTCGCCGCCAGACTATTCCCGCACTCGCTGCAATTGGGCGACGAGCCGATCGGGTACTTGCAGCGGGGACTGAGGCCGCGTCGCAGTCGCCTATTCCGTGTCAAGCGCGAGAAGGCAATGCTGACGATTGGCAAAATGGGCACGGCGAAAATCGCGGTGTCGGCAAGAAATCCCGGCCACACCGGCCACCAAGGGATGGCGCGAGTTGGATTGACATGCCCGTATGGAATGGCGACGCTGAACCCGCCCTTGATCGTCGAGACTTGCGGAAGACCCGACAGAAGATTGGGCACCGACTCCTCGGCTTCCAGGGCGAGCCAGGGCCAGCCGCAGAGGGAAATCGTTGTTTCGGGGATTTTGCTTGACATGGCAATGTCTTTGGGGTCCGTGCTGGTCGGATCAAACGGCGATCGATAGCGACGCTGCATGTAGCCGCGGTTCTCCGGATACTGGATCGCCATGGCTGCAC contains:
- a CDS encoding VIT family protein yields the protein MRHLEQHRTHRIGWLRAAVLGADDGILSTASLIVGVAAADSSRSTILIAGIAGLVAGAMSMAAGEYVSVSSQADTERSDLDRERKELAANPASEHAELAAIYVARGLDAELADKVAAQFMEKDALSAHARDELGITDALSARPIQAALASAVTFAFGAALPLVVVLVVPLHTLVWSVSGSTLLFLALLGSLAARAGGSPVLKSVIRVTFWGALAMGVTAGVGAIFGRTL